One Lactobacillus sp. CBA3606 DNA window includes the following coding sequences:
- the topB gene encoding type IA DNA topoisomerase yields MSNTVILAEKPSQARSYVEAFQKSTKKQGYYTVSDPVLPQNTVITYGFGHLVELATPEKYDQKYKQWALSNLPIFPDKYKFIVPTDKKTQFKVVKDLLTKADTVIVATDSDREGSNIAWSIMNQAHIDVKSKTIKRLWLNSLEKDAIITGFKNLGDWHKDYLAYKEAQTRQISDWLIGMNGSPLYTLLLRQNGVRGVYSIGRVQTPTLYMVYQRDQAIKNFKPEPYFELNAEILANQQKFVAKLDPYQRFKDEAGLMTFMQAKHVQKGSQSGLIKDVQKQAKKSASPQLFSLSSLQSATNKRYHASASQTLAAIQSLYEAKFLSYPRTDCAYITDEEFEYLVANLTKYLGLVSKRIALTNTTPNKRYVNGKKVEEHYAIIMTKVVPTKEKLASLPKLQQQVYDLVLRTTLAMFADPYEYEENTIITQVGDANFKATGKVPTKQGWQALFDDHTADQQEAATLPLVHQGDQVQANLQTPQKETTPPVPFTEGTLITAMKTAGKTLDDEEAQAILKDVQGIGTSATRANVLEVLKKRGYLVTEKNKLHVSEAGTTLCKAVELEPLLTSPEMTAKWEQALQQISTEERTPDNFLSQIKKFVAKLIADVPAQLTGSSAIKQQIDHQQQTQKAAEVFLETPQATVLNKQKFYIVKPKQGEDFTLPKKWSSKTLGKTAIKALVTKGETSKLKGFKSKKGKLFDAKLKLDGHKLSFDFD; encoded by the coding sequence ATGTCAAACACAGTAATCTTAGCTGAAAAACCGAGCCAAGCAAGGTCATACGTTGAGGCATTTCAAAAAAGCACAAAAAAACAGGGTTACTATACGGTTAGTGACCCTGTTTTGCCCCAAAATACTGTAATCACGTATGGATTCGGCCATTTGGTCGAATTAGCAACACCAGAAAAATACGATCAAAAGTACAAGCAATGGGCGCTATCTAATTTACCGATTTTCCCCGATAAATACAAGTTTATCGTGCCAACCGATAAGAAAACGCAGTTTAAAGTCGTCAAAGATTTACTAACGAAAGCAGATACAGTGATTGTTGCCACAGATAGCGACCGAGAAGGGTCAAATATCGCGTGGTCGATCATGAACCAAGCGCATATTGATGTTAAGTCGAAAACGATTAAGCGCCTTTGGTTGAATAGCCTAGAAAAAGACGCGATTATTACCGGCTTTAAAAATCTTGGTGATTGGCACAAAGACTATTTGGCTTATAAAGAAGCCCAAACCCGTCAAATTAGTGACTGGTTAATTGGTATGAATGGCAGTCCTTTATATACTTTGTTATTAAGACAAAACGGGGTACGCGGGGTGTATTCGATTGGTCGAGTACAGACGCCAACCTTATATATGGTCTATCAAAGAGACCAGGCAATCAAAAACTTTAAGCCGGAACCCTATTTTGAACTAAATGCGGAAATTTTAGCTAATCAGCAAAAGTTTGTCGCAAAATTAGACCCCTATCAGCGATTTAAAGACGAAGCAGGGTTAATGACATTCATGCAAGCTAAACACGTTCAGAAAGGCTCACAGAGCGGTTTAATCAAGGACGTCCAAAAACAGGCTAAAAAGAGTGCCAGTCCCCAACTATTCTCGCTATCCAGTCTGCAAAGTGCCACGAATAAACGGTATCATGCCAGTGCCAGCCAAACCTTAGCGGCCATTCAGAGTTTATACGAAGCTAAATTTCTTAGCTATCCCCGAACCGATTGTGCTTATATCACTGATGAAGAATTTGAGTATTTAGTGGCTAATCTGACGAAGTATCTGGGGTTAGTCTCTAAGCGAATCGCTTTAACCAATACCACCCCGAATAAGCGCTATGTTAATGGAAAAAAGGTTGAAGAACACTACGCCATTATCATGACTAAAGTTGTGCCGACTAAAGAGAAACTAGCCAGCTTACCTAAATTACAGCAACAAGTCTATGACTTGGTTTTAAGAACAACCTTAGCGATGTTTGCTGATCCGTACGAGTACGAGGAAAACACCATTATTACCCAAGTTGGTGACGCCAATTTTAAAGCAACGGGTAAGGTCCCAACGAAGCAAGGTTGGCAAGCATTATTTGATGATCACACAGCCGACCAGCAAGAGGCAGCCACCCTACCGCTCGTTCACCAAGGCGATCAAGTTCAAGCAAATCTGCAAACGCCGCAAAAAGAAACGACACCACCGGTACCCTTTACCGAAGGTACCCTGATTACGGCAATGAAGACCGCCGGTAAAACGCTTGATGACGAAGAAGCCCAGGCGATTCTCAAAGATGTGCAAGGCATTGGGACAAGTGCGACCCGGGCCAATGTGCTGGAAGTGTTAAAAAAACGCGGCTATTTGGTTACTGAAAAGAACAAGCTCCACGTCAGTGAAGCGGGAACTACTTTATGTAAAGCGGTCGAACTCGAACCCTTGCTAACTAGCCCAGAAATGACGGCTAAATGGGAACAAGCGTTACAACAAATCAGTACCGAAGAACGCACCCCGGATAACTTTTTGAGCCAAATCAAAAAGTTCGTGGCAAAATTGATTGCTGATGTCCCCGCGCAATTGACTGGCAGTTCAGCCATTAAGCAACAAATCGATCACCAACAGCAAACGCAAAAAGCCGCCGAGGTCTTCTTAGAAACGCCGCAAGCGACCGTTTTAAATAAACAGAAGTTTTACATTGTGAAGCCTAAGCAAGGCGAAGACTTTACCTTACCCAAGAAATGGAGCAGCAAAACCCTCGGTAAAACTGCGATCAAAGCCTTAGTCACCAAGGGTGAAACCAGCAAACTAAAGGGTTTCAAGAGCAAAAAAGGAAAGTTGTTTGACGCCAAGTTAAAGCTTGACGGCCACAAATTAAGTTTTGATTTTGATTAG
- a CDS encoding putative holin-like toxin, whose translation MSVFQTLSLMLLFGTFLIALLSYIDKHHK comes from the coding sequence ATGAGCGTCTTTCAGACACTCTCGTTGATGTTGCTGTTTGGCACGTTTTTAATCGCGCTTCTCAGCTATATAGACAAGCACCACAAATAA
- a CDS encoding ArdC family protein: MPTKEEAEEWKKQLVDNAEQQILNLTDSEKFKSYLDTVAKFHRYSQRNIDLIYSQNPSASQVAGFKKWQNDFKRSVNKGEKGIRITAPIIKKLTPEDQKRLDTTEEKAIVGYRYIPVFDISQTSGEPVLSAKDFVKENLADHQNVTSLYNAFKDYLNQQTDLKVSEVPLATLNGAKGYFQPSTNEIVIGGDEPDNALKLKTLYHEYAHSQLHGLKSAFKDRPRAYQETQAEAVAYVAMQNIGVDTSNYSLGYVATWAKDKAVIHSALSEIQQVSNKVIELSDGLTKQLGLQEAQKEPEHDLKKLSAQSLNKSYQSLQQQVQQARNPQQKSELKNKLNDIHHEISNRTQKQLQAFAEQNPEIKQPESELDQSLKR; encoded by the coding sequence ATGCCAACTAAAGAAGAAGCAGAAGAATGGAAGAAACAACTTGTAGATAATGCAGAACAGCAAATTTTGAACTTAACTGATAGTGAAAAGTTTAAAAGTTATCTTGATACCGTAGCAAAGTTTCACCGGTATAGCCAACGTAATATTGACCTTATCTATTCTCAAAATCCAAGTGCCAGCCAAGTTGCAGGCTTTAAAAAATGGCAGAATGATTTTAAACGATCAGTAAATAAAGGAGAAAAAGGGATCAGGATTACGGCCCCTATTATTAAAAAACTAACTCCAGAGGATCAGAAAAGGCTTGATACGACCGAAGAAAAAGCCATAGTTGGTTATCGCTATATTCCAGTATTTGACATATCACAGACAAGCGGCGAACCAGTCCTAAGTGCTAAAGATTTTGTCAAAGAAAATTTAGCGGATCATCAGAATGTGACAAGCTTGTATAACGCATTCAAGGACTATCTAAACCAGCAAACCGACCTTAAAGTCAGTGAAGTGCCTTTAGCGACGCTAAATGGGGCTAAGGGGTATTTTCAACCCAGCACTAATGAAATCGTCATTGGTGGCGATGAGCCCGACAATGCTTTGAAACTAAAGACGCTATACCACGAATATGCGCATAGCCAGCTACACGGCTTAAAATCAGCCTTTAAAGATCGGCCACGAGCCTATCAGGAAACCCAGGCCGAAGCGGTCGCCTATGTTGCCATGCAAAATATTGGCGTTGATACCAGTAACTATTCACTCGGTTATGTGGCTACCTGGGCTAAAGATAAAGCCGTGATCCATAGCGCTTTAAGTGAAATTCAGCAAGTTAGTAACAAAGTGATTGAGCTTAGTGACGGGTTAACCAAACAATTAGGCTTACAAGAAGCCCAAAAAGAGCCTGAGCATGATCTAAAAAAGCTATCAGCTCAGTCACTGAATAAGTCCTATCAAAGCTTGCAACAACAAGTTCAGCAAGCAAGGAACCCACAACAAAAATCAGAACTAAAAAATAAACTAAATGATATACACCATGAAATCAGTAATCGAACACAAAAACAGCTACAAGCATTTGCTGAACAGAATCCGGAAATCAAACAACCCGAATCCGAACTTGATCAAAGTTTAAAACGTTAG
- a CDS encoding conjugal transfer protein TrbL family protein, with translation MYSQNFVVGSIIGDKINDWLKDVFKSIMNFAVSGVKAILDQLSTSLPIIDTWYGIFLAFATSMVVVVVLARIIITLIGEADESTDVTWANIIIDAVRSAIAIPVMVFLQAFLQTRIILPLAKGMFDMSGKFSADAVYSTSQVTKSIKITGFMQILFLAFFAIVTVAFFLKMCIYFADMAFYNLSIPIVAMSIASESFDYSSTWWKKLVYYNVSMLSQVLSLTLSIWCFTHIGSKWSFVAFMGTIGFGWLVLHTPHVIQDFWASTGITKSAGRSVMRGMGNIGRNMLRGQ, from the coding sequence ATGTACTCACAAAATTTTGTTGTTGGGTCAATTATTGGAGATAAAATAAACGACTGGTTGAAAGATGTATTTAAATCAATCATGAACTTTGCTGTATCAGGTGTAAAAGCAATTTTAGACCAATTAAGTACATCTCTACCAATCATTGATACATGGTACGGTATATTTCTTGCTTTTGCGACATCAATGGTTGTCGTGGTTGTCCTAGCAAGAATTATCATTACACTTATTGGCGAGGCGGACGAAAGTACAGATGTAACGTGGGCGAATATTATTATAGACGCTGTTAGATCCGCAATTGCAATTCCGGTCATGGTCTTTTTACAAGCATTTTTGCAAACAAGAATCATCTTACCACTTGCAAAAGGCATGTTTGATATGAGTGGTAAATTTTCCGCAGACGCTGTTTATTCAACATCACAAGTCACGAAAAGCATTAAAATTACAGGATTTATGCAAATACTATTTCTAGCCTTTTTTGCAATCGTAACCGTAGCATTTTTCCTTAAAATGTGTATCTACTTTGCAGATATGGCATTTTATAACTTATCAATCCCGATTGTTGCTATGTCGATTGCCAGTGAAAGTTTTGATTATAGCTCAACCTGGTGGAAAAAATTAGTCTATTACAATGTTTCCATGTTGTCCCAAGTGTTATCACTAACCTTATCAATTTGGTGTTTCACACATATTGGCTCAAAATGGAGCTTTGTTGCCTTTATGGGAACTATTGGTTTTGGCTGGTTAGTACTACACACACCACATGTAATTCAAGACTTTTGGGCTTCAACAGGGATTACCAAAAGTGCTGGACGGTCAGTTATGCGGGGTATGGGTAATATTGGACGAAACATGCTTAGAGGACAGTAA